The following are encoded together in the Pedobacter sp. D749 genome:
- a CDS encoding AraC family transcriptional regulator, whose product MPNQTKRPEILYSCYSQKSSEGEQFIPNHSVGLVIAGTSEIFIGGEKFVFSDGDFRFFRRNQLARYTKYPPAGGEFKSISININQDILHSISNEYDLHMQKPNHDLKGLALEANSLLKNYIDSLWPYLDGNNGFNQVLVDLKVKEVVIILLQTNPALKDVLFDFSEPGKIDLEAYMNANYKFNVDINRFAYLTGRSLATFKRDFEKIFNLSPNRWLQKKRLNDAYYLITEKGWKSSDVYLEVGFKDLSHFSFAFKKAYGRSPSQIGN is encoded by the coding sequence ATGCCAAATCAAACCAAACGTCCTGAGATCCTGTATTCCTGCTATTCACAAAAAAGTAGCGAGGGCGAACAGTTTATTCCCAATCATTCGGTAGGATTAGTTATTGCAGGTACTTCTGAGATTTTTATCGGTGGTGAGAAATTTGTGTTTTCTGATGGCGATTTTAGATTTTTCAGGCGTAACCAACTGGCAAGGTATACTAAATATCCGCCTGCAGGTGGGGAGTTTAAATCCATCAGCATCAATATTAATCAGGATATTTTGCACAGCATTAGCAACGAATATGATTTGCATATGCAAAAGCCTAATCATGATCTTAAAGGTTTAGCACTCGAGGCGAATAGCTTGCTGAAGAATTATATCGATTCGCTATGGCCGTATTTAGACGGAAATAACGGGTTTAACCAGGTTTTGGTTGATTTAAAGGTTAAGGAAGTGGTCATAATCTTATTGCAGACCAATCCGGCGCTTAAAGATGTGCTTTTTGATTTCTCGGAGCCTGGAAAAATCGATCTGGAAGCTTATATGAATGCCAATTATAAGTTCAATGTAGATATTAACCGGTTTGCTTATTTAACGGGAAGAAGTTTAGCCACATTTAAAAGAGACTTTGAAAAGATTTTTAACCTTTCGCCGAACCGCTGGCTACAGAAAAAGCGTTTAAATGATGCCTATTATCTTATTACAGAAAAGGGCTGGAAATCATCAGATGTTTACCTCGAGGTCGGTTTTA